A genomic region of Alnus glutinosa chromosome 11, dhAlnGlut1.1, whole genome shotgun sequence contains the following coding sequences:
- the LOC133881340 gene encoding uncharacterized protein LOC133881340 has protein sequence MAGNRTLKKLAASDLNQQPLCITFPTLDATTTFELKSGLIHLLPTFYGLTGEDPHKHLKELHVVCTSMKPTGVTEEQIKLRAFPFSLKDSAKDWLYYLPSGSITTWNEMKRLFLEKYFPASRASNIRKEICGVRQHNGESLHEYWERFKKLCASCPHHQISEQLLIQYFYEGLLPIDRNMIDAASGGALVDKTPEAARNLIANMAANSQQFSTRLDLQPRPINEVNISSLEQQIASLNSLVRQMAVGNMQTVKACGICSIVGHPTNMITYNPGWRDHPNLSYENSGMSLDDIVKSLATNTLQFQQETKASIQSLENQMGQMATAISKLEAQNSRKLPSQTVINPRENVSSIVLRSEQEKEKNVVVDGDFPNDDDVPKRKFPPLSDYKPVPPFPQALTESRKYERNSDLYETFRRCEVNIPLLDAIKQVPRYAKFLKALCTHKREQKHKRCKKVSVGENVSAVIQRKLPAKCKDPGMFTIPCTIGNMRFEKVMADLGASINVMPYSIYAYLKLGPLLKTGVVIQLADRSIAYPKGVVEDVLVQINDLVFPADFYVLDMENGDQTAPILLGRPFLKTSKAKIDVNSGTITMEFDGKIVKFNICDAMKYPDDDNPVYSVDVIDPLAQEVFELDGKDELEVAISKHLEKKNEELASSTDLQETVAVLNDFPKLQQSSNVALPIYNERPLPSVLQAAPDLKTKAFQDKMIFRKEFKIGQKVLLCQSQLRLFPGKLCSRWIGPFVVTNVFPHGAVEIQNLATSKVIKVNGHRLKTFYEGFQVENLVKLDLEDPICTD, from the exons aTGGCTGGAAATCGAACTTTGAAAAAGCTTGCTGCTTCTGATTTAAATCAACAACCTTTATGCATAACGTTCCCTACTTTAGATGCTACTActacttttgaattaaaatctggACTAATACATCTCTTGCCCACTTTTTATGGCCTTACAGGTGAAGATCCTCACAAGCATTTAAAGGAGCTTCATGTGGTGTGCACGAGTATGAAACCTACAGGGGTAACTGAGgagcaaattaaattaagagCCTTTCCGTTTTCTTTGAAGGATTCGGCTAAGGATTGGCTCTATTATCTACCCTCTGGGAGTATTACCACATGGAACGAGATGAAGAGACTATTTTTGGAGAAGTATTTCCCAGCTTCAAGGGCGTCCAACATTCGAAAAGAAATTTGTGGTGTAAGGCAGCACAACGGAGAGTCCCTGCACGAATACTGGGAACGTTTTAAGAAATTGTGTGCAAGTTGTCCCCATCACCAAATCAGTGAGCAGTTACTCATCCAATATTTCTATGAGGGCCTTCTACCCATTGATAGGAACATGATTGATGCTGCTAGTGGAGGAGCTTTGGTGGATAAAACTCCCGAGGCCGCAAGGAACTTGATTGCAAATATGGCGGCCAATTCTCAACAATTTAGCACTAGGCTTGACCTTCAACCTAGGCCTATTAATGAGGTAAATATTTCTtcccttgaacaacaaattgcaAGTCTGAATTCTCTTGTTCGTCAAATGGCTGTAGGTAATATGCAAACGGTGAAGGCTTGTGGAATTTGTTCAATAGTAGGGCATCCAACCAATAT GATCACGTATAACCCAGGATGGAGGGATCACCCCAATCTCAGCTATGAG AATTCTGGTATGTCTTTAGACGATATTGTTAAATCTCTTGCCACTAACACTTTGCAATTTCAACAGGAGACGAAGGCCAGTATTCAAAGTTTGGAAAATCAGATGGGCCAAATGGCGACCGCAATTAGTAAGCTAGAGGCGCAAAATTCAAGGAAATTACCCTCTCAAACGGTAATAAATCCAAGGGAAAATGTAAGTTCAATTGTTTTGAGAAGTG agcaagaaaaggagaaaaacgtCGTTGTAGACGGGGATTTTCCCAATGACGATGACGTACCTAAGCGTAAGTTTCCACCTCTTTCTGATTATAAACCAGTACCTCCTTTTCCTCAGGCTTTAACAGAATCTAGAAAATATGAGCGAAATTCAGATTTATATGAGACTTTTCGTAGATGCGAGGTAAATATTCCACTTTTAGATGCTATTAAACAAGTTCCTCGTTATGCTAAATTCCTGAAAGCACTGTGTACACATAAGAgggaacaaaaacataaaagatgTAAGAAGGTGAGCGTAGGGGAGAATGTTTCTGCagttattcaaagaaaactccCTGCGAAGTGCAAAGATCCAGGTATGTTTACTATCCCTTGTACGATAGGTAACATGAGATTTGAGAAGGTCATGGCAGATTTAGGAGCTTCCATCAATGTAATGCCATATTCTATTTATGCTTATTTGAAACTTGGGCCTTTGCTTAAAACTGGTGTTGTGATTCAATTGGCTGATAGATCTATTGCCTATCCTAAGGGTGTAGTTGAGGATGTTCTTGTGCAAATCAATGATTTGGTTTTTCCTGCTGATTTCTatgtgcttgatatggaaaatggtGATCAAACTGCTCCTATTTTGTTAGGAAGACCATTCTTGAAGACATCCAAAGCCAAGATAGATGTTAATAGTGGCACAATTACCATGGAATTTGATGGTAAAattgttaagtttaatatttgtgatgccatgaaatatcctgatgatgataatcctgtttattctGTTGATGTGATTGATCCTTTAGCACAGgaagtttttgaacttgatggAAAAGATGAATTGGAAGTTGCCATTAGTAAACATCTtgagaaaaagaatgaagagttAGCCTCGAGTACTGATTTGCAGGAAACTGTTGCAGTGCTGAATGATTTTCCGAAGTTACAACAGTCAAGTAATGTTGCGTTACCAATTTATAACGAGAGGCCTTTACCCTCTGTTTTGCAAGCCGCTCCTGATTTGAAGACGAAGGCTTTTCAAGACAAGATGATCTTTAGGAAGGAGtttaaaattggtcaaaaagtccttctGTGCCAATCACAGCTTCGTTTGTTTCCGGGTAAGTTGTGTTCTCGTTGGATTGGACCTTTTGTTGTTACTAATGTTTTTCCTCATGGTGcagttgaaattcaaaatttagcaACTTCCAAAGTGATTAAGGTGAATGGTCATAGACTTAAGACTTTCTATGAAGGTTTCCAAGTAGAGAATTTGGTGAAATTGGACCTTGAAGATCCAATTTGTACTGATTGA